A window from Fibrobacterota bacterium encodes these proteins:
- a CDS encoding acetyl-CoA carboxylase carboxyltransferase subunit alpha — protein sequence MPIPKGPHLEFEQPVVELSIKIEDLLKTGEINQSDVKDLTAKKESMQKKIAGKLSAWNRVELSRRSGRPYTLDYLQNIFTDFIELHGDRCFGDDPALICGLARFDGRSVMVMGHQKGKDTKESIRRNFGMAHPEGYRKALRCMKLAEKFKLPIITLIDTMGAYPGVGAEERGQAEAIARNIMEMSVLKVPILCVVIGEGASGGAIGIGVGDRLLMMENAWFGVISPESCSAILWGDSSKKHDLSETMKITATDLFELKIIDRIIREPLGGAHWDPEQMYRLLKGVLSEELEALYKVDMEVLVEKRLAKMQAYGQFAG from the coding sequence ATGCCCATTCCTAAAGGTCCCCATCTCGAGTTCGAGCAACCCGTGGTCGAGTTGTCGATCAAGATCGAGGACCTCCTCAAGACCGGGGAGATCAACCAGTCGGACGTGAAGGATCTGACGGCCAAAAAAGAGTCGATGCAGAAGAAGATCGCGGGCAAGCTCTCCGCGTGGAACCGGGTGGAACTGTCGCGGCGTTCCGGCCGGCCCTATACGCTCGACTACCTCCAGAACATCTTCACCGATTTCATCGAGCTGCACGGGGATCGCTGCTTCGGCGACGATCCGGCCTTGATCTGCGGCCTGGCCCGCTTCGACGGGCGCAGCGTGATGGTGATGGGCCATCAGAAGGGCAAGGACACCAAGGAAAGCATCCGCCGCAATTTCGGCATGGCGCATCCGGAAGGCTACCGCAAGGCGCTGCGCTGCATGAAGCTGGCCGAGAAGTTCAAGCTGCCCATCATCACCCTCATCGATACCATGGGGGCCTATCCCGGCGTGGGCGCCGAGGAGCGCGGGCAGGCCGAAGCCATCGCCCGCAACATCATGGAGATGTCGGTGCTGAAGGTGCCCATCCTCTGCGTGGTCATCGGCGAAGGCGCCAGCGGCGGGGCCATCGGCATCGGGGTAGGCGATCGCTTGCTCATGATGGAGAACGCCTGGTTCGGGGTCATCTCGCCGGAATCATGCAGCGCCATCCTCTGGGGCGACAGCTCCAAGAAGCACGATCTCTCCGAGACGATGAAGATCACCGCCACCGATCTGTTCGAGCTGAAGATCATCGATCGCATCATCCGGGAACCGTTGGGCGGCGCGCATTGGGATCCCGAACAAATGTACCGGCTCCTCAAAGGCGTGCTGTCCGAGGAACTGGAAGCCCTCTACAAGGTGGACATGGAAGTACTGGTCGAGAAACGCCTGGCGAAGATGCAGGCTTACGGCCAATTCGCGGGTTGA